From one Bacteroides intestinalis DSM 17393 genomic stretch:
- a CDS encoding SusC/RagA family TonB-linked outer membrane protein encodes MKRKLMLLLACLFVGIGLVTAQTQTITGVVISEEDGQPVIGASVLVKGTQLGTITGVDGDFTLSNVPSSAKTLQVSYIGMQTQEVAIKPNLKIVLKADAALLDEVVIVGYGSSKKLGSVVGSVTAVSGEKLEKKPVANIGDALQGQVAGLQVFTPSGEPSGTVQMRLRGVSSINSSSEPLFILDGSPISSGAFTALNPNDIESMTVLKDASSTAIYGSRAANGVVILTSKRGKRGEKAKITISAQYGVSKMTGDNITMMNAEQWLNLQEVLDPSLKTNQSFQSEKDFYIKNGISTDWADVFFGGTAPMQQYDLSISGGTESLNYFLSFGHYDADGIMDDSNLRRETLRSNIETNITKWLKAGVNLNLSYQKYATAAFGTTANQVYNKAYAARVYRPDQSYYEVLRDDNGNFIGYGDRLDYFDKLNYYNPYYLSEIQPASRDMARINGNTFININPIKGLNIRAAQAVEAFDYRYSYKALPIGPFEGAGSATESFQRYYSFTYTNTAEYKFTAWNNHNFSALIGQESIITKNQSFTSEVEGLTDPRLMLLSAASNATMPSHSKYDKIFNSYFATFSYNYDEKYYLDLTYRRDGSSLFGLNSQWGNFWSAGAMWDLKKENFLSDISWLNQLQLKASYGSVGNSSGLDPYMSFGLIGTGPLYGGQSGTAVANPANPDLTWEVVKSTNVGLSTRLFDRVSLDIEFYNRMTENMLMEIPYSFTTGFASGWGNVANMRNRGVDITANVDVLRDVNGFDWTISANVNYNKNEITQLFNGLDEYVLANTGLKLEVGKPYGEYYYTRWAGVDPRDGYNTWYDKNGNLTKTYSADDAVFLGKQRYAPWSGGFGTRLAWKGITVSADFSFMLGQYMVNNERWFTENPQMANSRNQTTEMLTMWQKPGDITNISTPDSPMQFDSHLLENASFMRLKNLTVSYTMPQRIMKKTGFIEDAKIFFVGRNLLTVTKYKGFDPEINSNMQLGNYPNTKQFSFGLELTF; translated from the coding sequence ATGAAAAGAAAATTAATGCTGTTATTGGCCTGTCTTTTTGTTGGAATAGGCCTAGTAACTGCCCAAACTCAGACCATCACGGGTGTTGTGATTTCTGAAGAAGATGGGCAGCCAGTTATTGGAGCCTCTGTATTGGTAAAAGGTACTCAACTTGGTACTATTACCGGTGTAGATGGTGATTTTACTTTATCGAACGTACCAAGTTCTGCGAAGACTTTGCAGGTTTCGTACATTGGTATGCAGACGCAAGAAGTGGCAATTAAACCTAATTTAAAGATCGTATTAAAGGCAGATGCAGCCTTATTAGACGAGGTTGTTATTGTAGGATATGGTTCTAGTAAGAAGCTGGGGTCAGTTGTTGGTTCTGTTACAGCTGTAAGTGGTGAAAAACTGGAGAAAAAACCTGTTGCAAACATCGGGGATGCTTTGCAAGGACAAGTTGCAGGTTTGCAAGTATTTACCCCTAGCGGAGAACCTAGTGGAACGGTACAAATGCGCTTGCGTGGTGTTAGTTCTATTAATAGTAGTTCTGAACCATTATTTATATTGGATGGCTCTCCTATTTCTTCCGGTGCATTTACTGCATTAAATCCCAATGATATTGAAAGTATGACCGTATTGAAAGATGCATCTTCAACTGCCATTTACGGTTCACGTGCAGCAAACGGTGTTGTAATCTTAACTTCTAAAAGAGGAAAAAGAGGAGAAAAGGCCAAAATTACGATAAGTGCCCAATATGGTGTATCGAAAATGACTGGAGATAACATTACCATGATGAATGCCGAACAATGGCTAAACTTGCAGGAAGTACTTGACCCATCATTGAAAACAAATCAGTCTTTTCAAAGCGAAAAGGATTTCTATATTAAAAACGGAATTTCTACAGATTGGGCTGATGTATTCTTTGGGGGTACAGCACCTATGCAGCAATATGACTTGAGTATTTCCGGTGGAACGGAAAGTTTAAATTACTTCTTATCCTTCGGACATTATGATGCCGATGGTATAATGGATGATTCTAATTTACGCCGTGAGACACTGCGCTCAAACATCGAAACAAATATTACTAAATGGTTAAAGGCAGGGGTAAATTTAAATCTATCATATCAAAAGTATGCTACAGCCGCTTTTGGTACTACTGCTAATCAAGTATATAATAAAGCATATGCAGCCCGCGTTTATCGCCCGGACCAGAGCTACTATGAAGTTTTACGTGATGACAATGGAAATTTCATTGGTTATGGTGACCGCTTGGACTACTTCGATAAATTAAATTACTATAATCCATATTATTTATCAGAGATACAACCTGCTTCACGCGATATGGCACGTATCAATGGCAATACATTTATCAATATCAATCCAATCAAAGGATTGAATATTCGTGCAGCTCAAGCTGTTGAAGCTTTTGATTATCGATACTCTTATAAAGCTTTACCTATTGGCCCGTTTGAAGGTGCAGGTAGTGCAACAGAGTCTTTCCAACGCTATTACTCATTTACCTATACTAATACTGCAGAGTATAAATTTACAGCATGGAATAATCATAATTTCAGTGCCCTAATAGGACAAGAATCTATTATTACCAAAAACCAATCATTTACATCTGAGGTAGAGGGGTTAACTGATCCGCGTTTAATGCTATTAAGTGCAGCAAGTAATGCAACAATGCCTTCTCACTCAAAATATGATAAGATTTTTAATTCTTACTTTGCTACTTTCAGCTATAATTATGATGAAAAGTACTATTTAGACCTTACTTATCGTAGAGATGGTTCATCATTGTTTGGTTTGAATTCTCAATGGGGTAATTTCTGGTCTGCAGGTGCAATGTGGGATTTAAAGAAAGAAAATTTCCTGAGTGACATCTCTTGGTTGAATCAATTACAGTTAAAAGCTAGTTACGGTTCTGTAGGTAACTCTTCAGGTCTTGACCCTTATATGTCATTTGGTCTAATTGGAACAGGTCCATTATATGGTGGACAAAGTGGTACTGCAGTTGCCAATCCAGCCAACCCCGATTTGACTTGGGAAGTTGTTAAATCTACAAATGTCGGATTAAGTACTCGCCTGTTTGATCGTGTAAGTTTGGATATAGAATTCTATAACCGCATGACAGAAAATATGCTTATGGAAATCCCTTACTCTTTTACAACCGGTTTTGCATCGGGTTGGGGTAACGTAGCAAATATGCGTAACCGAGGAGTAGATATTACTGCAAATGTAGATGTATTAAGAGATGTGAACGGTTTTGACTGGACTATCTCAGCTAACGTGAACTATAACAAGAATGAAATTACTCAATTATTTAATGGACTGGACGAATATGTATTAGCAAATACCGGTCTGAAACTTGAGGTAGGCAAACCATACGGAGAATATTATTATACCAGATGGGCAGGTGTCGATCCACGAGATGGTTACAATACGTGGTATGATAAGAATGGGAATTTAACTAAAACTTATTCCGCAGATGATGCTGTCTTTTTAGGAAAGCAACGCTATGCTCCATGGTCAGGTGGTTTCGGTACTCGACTCGCTTGGAAAGGTATAACGGTCAGCGCTGATTTCTCATTTATGCTTGGACAGTACATGGTAAATAACGAACGCTGGTTTACAGAGAATCCACAAATGGCCAACAGCCGCAATCAAACCACTGAAATGTTGACTATGTGGCAAAAGCCCGGTGATATAACTAACATCTCAACTCCAGACTCCCCTATGCAGTTTGATTCTCATTTATTAGAGAATGCTTCATTTATGCGTCTGAAAAATTTAACAGTAAGTTATACTATGCCTCAACGTATAATGAAAAAGACTGGATTCATTGAAGATGCAAAAATATTCTTTGTAGGACGTAATTTATTAACTGTTACTAAATACAAAGGATTCGATCCGGAAATCAACAGTAATATGCAATTAGGAAACTATCCGAATACGAAGCAATTCTCATTCGGCCTTGAACTTACTTTCTAA
- a CDS encoding ATP-binding protein, which produces MKQLLKDIIIDQKSFLPSKKTIIRSFSEKYLNNEEIIIISGVRRCGKSVLLQQIRDRLPQKDYFFNFDDDRLGNFTIENFQQLYEVFIELYGEQNYFYFDEIQNIAGWEHFAKRLYNSGKKVFITGSNARMLSKELGTYLTGCYIAIELYPFSFSEFLNFREQQHLLGDISGTIARGEIQSAFNDYLKQGGFPIYLKSEDGIVLKTLYDNILYKDVMVRNQIVNEREVKELVYYTVSNIGKPLTYTSLAKVIGVKNPTTVKNYLEYIENTYLLFSLSKIDCSVKAQLRNPKKVYAIDNALVSRLGFHFSGEEGRLLENMVYIELRRRGGEIFYHNSGNTECDFVVRDGFRVVQAIQVCYLLGSSDTREREICGIRDAMDTYHLLEGTIVTNTHEEEVKYGDKIIHILPAWKWLHF; this is translated from the coding sequence ATGAAACAACTTTTAAAGGATATCATAATTGACCAAAAGTCTTTTTTGCCAAGCAAGAAAACTATAATTCGTAGTTTTTCTGAAAAATATCTGAATAATGAAGAAATTATTATTATTTCAGGGGTTCGTCGTTGTGGTAAATCTGTGTTGCTACAACAAATACGTGACAGGCTTCCCCAAAAAGATTATTTTTTCAATTTTGATGATGACCGTTTGGGTAACTTTACCATAGAGAACTTTCAGCAATTGTATGAAGTGTTCATTGAACTATATGGAGAACAAAATTATTTCTATTTTGATGAAATACAGAATATTGCAGGATGGGAGCATTTTGCCAAGCGACTGTATAATTCAGGAAAAAAGGTTTTTATAACAGGTTCCAATGCTCGTATGCTAAGTAAGGAGTTGGGAACCTACCTGACCGGATGCTATATTGCGATCGAACTCTATCCTTTTTCATTTTCTGAATTCTTAAATTTCCGTGAACAGCAACATTTGTTGGGAGATATATCCGGCACAATTGCGCGTGGAGAAATACAATCGGCTTTTAACGATTATTTAAAACAGGGTGGATTTCCTATTTATTTGAAGTCTGAAGATGGCATTGTTCTGAAAACACTGTATGATAACATTCTATATAAGGATGTTATGGTTCGCAACCAAATTGTAAATGAACGTGAAGTAAAAGAGTTGGTCTATTATACAGTCAGCAATATAGGGAAACCGTTAACTTATACTTCATTGGCAAAAGTGATTGGAGTGAAAAATCCCACGACAGTAAAGAATTATCTGGAGTATATTGAGAATACATATTTACTCTTCTCTTTATCGAAAATCGATTGTTCCGTCAAAGCCCAGCTCCGTAATCCCAAAAAAGTTTATGCAATAGATAATGCCTTAGTTTCTCGCTTGGGCTTCCATTTTTCTGGTGAAGAAGGGCGCTTGTTGGAAAATATGGTTTACATAGAATTACGTCGCCGAGGCGGAGAAATTTTTTATCATAATTCAGGAAATACCGAGTGTGATTTTGTGGTTCGTGATGGTTTTCGTGTTGTGCAGGCAATTCAGGTTTGTTACTTATTGGGCAGTTCCGACACCCGTGAGAGGGAAATCTGCGGCATTCGGGATGCTATGGATACATACCATCTTTTGGAAGGAACAATAGTCACAAATACCCATGAAGAAGAGGTGAAGTACGGAGATAAGATAATACATATTCTGCCGGCATGGAAATGGTTACATTTTTAA
- a CDS encoding SusC/RagA family TonB-linked outer membrane protein, producing the protein MSSAKTLQITYIGMQAQDVAIKPNVKVIMKSDTEILDEVMVIAYGTTKKESFTGSAEVIKSEKLKERPVANVTKALDGMVAGVQTTSGSGQPGSGSSVVVRGYGSINSSQSPLYVVDGVPYDGNISAINPNDIETMTVLKDASAGALYGSRGANGVIMITTKKGNSGKVKVNLKANWGVSSRAIPRYETMDEAGYLETIFQSYKNNQIINGGVSPELAGAAALEAMRSGSTAMLGQNEQYNPFNYSITELIDPVTGKVRSDAKLRYSEDWMDEALKSSPLRQEYVASFSGGSDKTKYMFSLGYLDEEGLLKTTKFNRYNGRLNIDSEVTNWLKAGMSANYSRNESNTAVENSSGSSNVWYSAQLMAPIFPVFEKDANGATIYDNLGNAVFDYGKNRPAGANSEWNTIATLYDDMYSTQSDNLSGRVYAELGDLKNTFLQGLKFSVNYGFDLINSAGATYYNPYNGNSVAVKGTIQKATARTFSYTFNQLLTYDRKFGNHHFEALVGHEFYKYRYDYLSATKTGFPFGGLYELDAATTITGASSYQNNYAVQSVLSRLNYDFADKYYLSASFRTDGSSRFYKDNRWGKFWSVGGNWRISHESFMSDITWINNLSLKASYGVQGNDAILSGTKQNFYAWQSFYDLGYANSSMSGAAVTSLENKELKWEKNANLNIGIEAKLFDRVSATIEWYQRKTTDMLMSFPMASSLGFDGYNKNVGSMRNTGIDLTLGVDIFKDTPFTWNLTLLGSTIKNKVLQLADKPEIISGSYIIREGETLYSFYTATAAGVDPATGEQLYWAWDTDENGVKGKKYITNDMAKATACKEIQGSRIPDLYGSINNTFKYKGFDLSILCTYSIGGKVLDGIYNNLLYGNYVGQAKSKMLERAWRNPGDITDLPRIEIGKSYIITDNSLIDASYFAIKNIALGYSLPSKWMKSIGFDSARLTATADNVVLFNRLKGMDPQYNFTGGTDFGYVPVRTISFGIDITF; encoded by the coding sequence ATAAGTTCTGCGAAAACGCTTCAAATTACGTATATTGGTATGCAAGCACAGGATGTTGCAATAAAGCCGAACGTAAAGGTTATCATGAAGTCGGATACTGAAATATTGGATGAAGTAATGGTTATAGCCTATGGTACCACAAAGAAAGAGTCTTTTACTGGTTCTGCGGAGGTCATCAAGTCTGAGAAATTGAAAGAAAGACCTGTTGCAAACGTTACAAAAGCATTGGACGGTATGGTTGCCGGTGTACAGACTACTTCAGGTTCAGGACAGCCAGGATCAGGTTCTTCTGTAGTTGTTCGTGGTTATGGCTCTATCAATTCATCTCAATCACCGTTGTATGTAGTGGACGGTGTTCCCTATGATGGTAACATTTCTGCAATCAATCCTAATGACATTGAAACGATGACAGTGCTTAAAGACGCTTCAGCAGGTGCTCTTTATGGTTCTCGTGGTGCGAATGGTGTGATTATGATCACTACCAAAAAAGGTAATTCCGGTAAGGTAAAAGTAAACTTGAAAGCAAATTGGGGTGTTTCTTCACGCGCTATTCCACGCTATGAAACGATGGACGAAGCCGGCTATTTGGAAACAATCTTCCAGTCATATAAGAATAATCAGATTATCAACGGTGGAGTTTCTCCGGAATTAGCGGGTGCTGCCGCATTAGAGGCTATGAGAAGCGGATCCACTGCTATGTTGGGCCAGAATGAACAGTACAACCCTTTTAACTATAGTATTACAGAACTGATCGATCCAGTGACAGGAAAAGTACGTAGTGATGCCAAATTAAGATATAGTGAAGACTGGATGGATGAAGCTTTAAAAAGCAGTCCTTTACGTCAAGAATATGTTGCCTCATTCAGTGGTGGAAGCGACAAGACCAAATATATGTTTTCTTTAGGTTACCTTGATGAAGAAGGTCTGCTGAAGACAACAAAATTTAACCGATATAATGGACGTCTGAATATAGACTCTGAAGTTACAAACTGGTTGAAAGCCGGAATGAGCGCCAACTACTCTCGCAATGAGAGCAATACAGCTGTTGAAAATTCGTCCGGTTCATCCAATGTTTGGTACAGTGCACAATTAATGGCTCCTATTTTCCCGGTCTTTGAGAAAGATGCCAATGGTGCTACCATTTATGACAATTTGGGAAATGCCGTTTTTGACTATGGTAAGAACAGACCCGCTGGTGCCAATTCAGAGTGGAACACAATTGCTACTTTATATGATGATATGTATTCTACTCAAAGTGACAACCTGAGTGGACGTGTATATGCGGAATTGGGGGATTTGAAAAACACATTCCTGCAAGGATTGAAATTCTCCGTTAATTATGGCTTTGACTTAATCAATTCAGCCGGAGCAACTTATTATAATCCGTATAACGGTAACTCTGTAGCAGTAAAAGGTACTATACAGAAAGCTACTGCACGCACATTCAGCTACACTTTTAATCAATTGTTGACATACGACAGAAAGTTCGGTAATCATCATTTTGAAGCTTTGGTTGGACATGAATTTTATAAATACAGATATGATTATTTGTCAGCAACCAAGACAGGATTCCCATTTGGCGGGCTTTATGAACTGGATGCAGCTACAACCATTACAGGAGCATCTTCTTATCAGAACAATTATGCAGTTCAATCTGTGTTATCACGCTTGAATTATGACTTTGCCGATAAGTATTACCTTTCTGCCAGCTTTCGTACGGATGGTTCTTCTCGTTTCTATAAGGATAACCGTTGGGGTAAATTCTGGTCGGTTGGTGGCAACTGGCGTATCTCTCACGAATCTTTCATGAGTGATATTACTTGGATTAATAATCTGTCATTAAAGGCTAGCTACGGTGTACAAGGTAATGATGCCATATTGAGTGGTACCAAACAGAATTTTTATGCTTGGCAGTCATTTTATGATTTGGGGTATGCAAACTCGTCGATGAGTGGTGCGGCCGTAACCTCCTTGGAAAATAAAGAACTGAAATGGGAAAAAAATGCCAATCTGAATATTGGTATTGAAGCAAAATTGTTTGATCGTGTTTCTGCTACTATCGAGTGGTATCAACGTAAGACTACAGACATGTTAATGTCATTTCCAATGGCATCTTCACTCGGTTTTGATGGCTACAACAAAAACGTCGGTAGTATGCGTAACACAGGTATTGACCTTACATTAGGAGTTGATATCTTTAAGGATACTCCGTTTACTTGGAACTTAACACTCCTTGGTTCTACTATCAAAAACAAAGTTTTACAGCTGGCGGATAAACCGGAAATCATCTCCGGATCTTATATCATTCGCGAAGGTGAAACTTTATACTCATTCTATACTGCAACAGCCGCCGGCGTTGACCCCGCAACCGGAGAACAATTATATTGGGCATGGGATACCGATGAAAACGGAGTGAAAGGCAAAAAGTATATAACTAACGATATGGCCAAGGCTACCGCATGCAAAGAAATTCAGGGCAGCCGTATTCCTGATTTATATGGTTCTATCAATAATACATTCAAATATAAAGGATTTGATTTGAGTATCCTTTGCACATATTCTATTGGCGGCAAAGTATTGGATGGTATTTATAATAACTTATTATATGGCAATTATGTAGGACAGGCAAAGAGTAAAATGCTGGAACGTGCATGGAGAAATCCGGGTGATATCACAGACCTCCCGCGTATTGAAATCGGAAAGAGTTACATTATTACTGATAACAGTTTGATTGACGCTTCCTATTTTGCTATTAAAAATATTGCTTTAGGATATTCCTTGCCTTCAAAGTGGATGAAATCTATCGGATTCGACTCTGCACGCCTGACTGCAACAGCAGACAATGTCGTGCTGTTCAATCGACTGAAAGGTATGGACCCTCAATATAATTTCACTGGTGGAACGGATTTTGGTTACGTACCTGTCAGAACAATTTCATTCGGAATTGACATTACTTTCTAA
- a CDS encoding site-specific integrase: MNKIIYSLVYNRKKSLNKKGMALVQVEAYLNRKKKYFSTKVYLRPDQWDAKKLLVKNHPNADALNRLIYEFVAMIEKRELELWQQGKTINLDVLKDVLSEKQEQEDKFSFIPFFKQEVMTSGLKESTKRNHLSTLALLQDFKKNVTFSDLTFEFVSSFEYFLQSKGYHTNTIAKHMKHLKRHINVAINKEYMDIQKYAFRKYKIKTVENGHTHLSPEELEKLETLQLKGRYTKYQKTLDAFLFCCYAGMRYSDFVNMKPDNIVEMHQETWLIYKSIKTGTEVRLPLYLLFSGKGILILNKYQANLQDFFHLRDNSNVNKELIIIARLAGVAKKVSFHTARHTNATLLIYNGVNITTVQKLLGHKSVKTTQIYTNVMDATIISDLEKNHSSVHRKKGK, encoded by the coding sequence ATGAACAAGATTATTTACAGTTTGGTGTACAACAGGAAAAAGAGCCTTAACAAGAAAGGTATGGCTCTGGTGCAGGTAGAGGCCTATCTGAACAGGAAAAAGAAGTATTTTTCGACAAAAGTCTACTTAAGACCCGACCAGTGGGATGCAAAGAAACTACTAGTTAAAAACCATCCTAATGCAGACGCTTTAAATCGATTAATTTATGAATTTGTCGCAATGATAGAAAAGCGTGAACTTGAACTCTGGCAACAGGGTAAAACTATTAATTTGGATGTTCTAAAAGATGTACTTTCTGAAAAGCAAGAACAGGAAGATAAATTTTCGTTTATTCCTTTTTTTAAGCAAGAGGTAATGACTTCTGGCTTAAAAGAGAGTACTAAACGCAATCATTTGTCTACGCTTGCTCTTTTACAAGATTTTAAGAAAAACGTAACATTTTCAGATCTAACTTTTGAATTTGTATCCTCTTTCGAATACTTCCTGCAGTCAAAAGGATATCACACCAATACGATAGCCAAACACATGAAACACTTGAAACGCCATATTAATGTAGCCATTAATAAAGAATATATGGATATACAAAAATATGCCTTCAGAAAATATAAAATTAAAACTGTAGAAAACGGCCATACACATTTGTCTCCGGAAGAATTGGAAAAGTTAGAGACCTTGCAATTGAAAGGACGCTATACGAAATACCAGAAAACATTAGATGCATTTTTGTTCTGTTGCTATGCTGGTATGCGATATTCTGATTTTGTAAATATGAAGCCCGATAACATTGTAGAGATGCATCAGGAGACATGGCTGATATATAAATCTATTAAAACAGGTACTGAAGTTCGATTGCCACTATATTTACTTTTTAGTGGAAAAGGAATTCTAATTTTGAATAAATATCAGGCAAACCTACAAGACTTTTTCCATTTAAGAGATAACTCAAATGTGAATAAAGAATTAATAATAATTGCCCGGTTAGCAGGAGTGGCTAAAAAGGTGTCATTTCATACTGCTCGACATACCAATGCCACATTATTAATTTATAATGGTGTCAATATCACAACAGTGCAGAAGCTTTTGGGACATAAGAGCGTGAAAACCACACAAATATACACGAATGTAATGGATGCGACAATAATAAGTGATTTGGAAAAAAATCATTCATCGGTTCATCGCAAAAAAGGAAAGTAA
- a CDS encoding RagB/SusD family nutrient uptake outer membrane protein, protein MKKVLYIFSLIGLLAFSSCADELNTEPTDKVSGSTIFADASSAETAINGIYRMLYVAGWSSNWGSENCGQTAIQLLGDLMAEDHLMKEQGQGWFYEDYRLNVHGDYSNKAGRPYSIWNFYYTIVSNVNYIIASENTMGGDPELKNSVVGQAYAMRAFAYYYLIQLYQQTYKGHEDAPGVPLYTGATVAGSEGSPRGTVQGVYTQINSDIEKAIDLLGSIGNKVQSHVSHIDYYVANGIKARICLTQHDYAGAASAAAEALKKPSLKVATIAELGGNNSVKTADVLWGMEIIADQSSGFASFFSHMDADAPGMYASKARQCISTGLYKLISDTDERKTAWFRGAIPSDEEKAASSYTSYCQIKFKMADYTTRTGDYLLMRAEEMILIKAEAECHQKEYSTARTTIKALGNARDSKFEERLAARTDANTYNSDTNAPLATLMDEILFQRRVELWGEVGRIFDMQRLGLGYNRNYEGSNHTEKVTTKNTNAASPLFILPLPQSEIDGNENITSADQNPIVQ, encoded by the coding sequence ATGAAAAAAGTATTATATATATTTTCTTTAATCGGCCTTCTTGCATTCAGCTCATGCGCCGATGAATTGAATACGGAACCGACTGACAAGGTATCAGGTTCTACGATATTTGCAGATGCAAGTAGCGCGGAAACTGCTATAAATGGTATATACCGTATGTTATATGTAGCAGGATGGAGTTCAAACTGGGGCTCGGAAAATTGTGGACAGACAGCTATCCAGCTGCTTGGAGATCTGATGGCTGAAGATCATTTAATGAAAGAGCAGGGACAAGGCTGGTTTTATGAAGATTATCGTTTGAATGTTCATGGCGATTACTCAAATAAAGCAGGACGTCCTTATTCTATTTGGAACTTCTATTATACTATCGTTAGTAACGTAAATTATATCATTGCCTCAGAAAACACAATGGGAGGTGATCCGGAACTTAAGAACAGCGTTGTAGGACAGGCCTATGCAATGCGTGCTTTTGCGTATTACTATCTGATACAATTGTACCAACAAACATATAAGGGACATGAGGATGCGCCCGGTGTACCTTTATATACAGGAGCAACGGTTGCCGGTTCGGAGGGAAGTCCTCGTGGAACCGTTCAGGGAGTTTATACTCAAATCAATTCTGATATAGAAAAAGCTATTGATCTGTTAGGAAGTATCGGTAATAAAGTGCAGTCACATGTATCTCATATAGATTACTATGTGGCTAATGGAATTAAAGCCCGTATTTGTCTTACTCAGCATGACTATGCAGGTGCTGCTTCGGCAGCTGCCGAAGCCTTGAAGAAACCTTCATTGAAAGTTGCTACTATAGCCGAATTGGGCGGGAACAATAGTGTAAAAACAGCAGATGTTTTGTGGGGAATGGAAATTATAGCCGATCAGTCCAGCGGTTTTGCAAGCTTCTTCTCGCATATGGATGCTGACGCACCGGGTATGTATGCTTCTAAAGCACGCCAATGTATAAGCACTGGGTTGTATAAACTGATTTCTGACACAGATGAGCGTAAAACAGCGTGGTTCCGTGGAGCCATTCCTTCTGATGAAGAGAAGGCAGCTTCATCTTATACGAGCTACTGTCAAATTAAATTTAAGATGGCAGACTACACGACCCGTACAGGCGATTACTTGCTTATGAGAGCAGAAGAGATGATATTAATCAAGGCTGAAGCCGAATGTCATCAGAAAGAATATAGTACTGCCCGTACCACAATAAAAGCTTTAGGAAACGCAAGAGACAGTAAGTTTGAAGAACGTTTGGCAGCCCGTACAGATGCCAATACTTATAACTCTGACACTAATGCTCCTTTGGCAACATTAATGGATGAAATTTTATTCCAACGTCGTGTTGAACTTTGGGGTGAAGTGGGGCGTATCTTCGATATGCAACGTTTAGGTTTGGGATATAATCGTAATTATGAAGGTTCTAACCATACAGAGAAGGTAACGACAAAGAACACTAATGCCGCTTCTCCATTATTTATCCTTCCTCTGCCGCAATCTGAAATTGACGGTAATGAAAATATTACCTCTGCGGATCAGAATCCTATAGTTCAATAA